One genomic segment of Mycolicibacterium psychrotolerans includes these proteins:
- a CDS encoding acyl-[acyl-carrier-protein] thioesterase yields MMPVPDPHPDVFDVQWPLRVADVDREGRLKFDAATRHIQDVGTDQLREMGFEETHPLWIVRRTMIDMIEPILFKDMLRLRRWCSGTSNRWCEMRVRIDGRKGGLVESEAFWININRETQGPARIADDFIEGLRRTTTESRLRWKAYLSSGEREGAEHIRDYPVRVSDIDIFDHMNNSVYWSVVEDFLQSRPELLKAPLRVTIEHDLPVALGDKLEILRHTYPAGSTEKFGAALADRTVTTLTYAVGDEVKAVAAIFAL; encoded by the coding sequence ATGATGCCGGTGCCGGATCCGCACCCGGACGTCTTCGATGTCCAGTGGCCGCTGCGGGTGGCCGATGTGGACCGCGAGGGCAGGCTGAAATTCGATGCGGCGACCCGCCACATCCAGGACGTCGGCACCGATCAGCTGCGCGAGATGGGGTTCGAGGAGACGCACCCGCTGTGGATCGTCCGCCGCACGATGATCGACATGATCGAGCCGATCCTGTTCAAGGACATGCTGCGGCTGCGGCGCTGGTGTTCGGGAACGTCGAACCGCTGGTGCGAGATGCGGGTGCGCATCGACGGCCGTAAGGGCGGCCTCGTCGAATCCGAAGCGTTCTGGATCAACATCAACAGGGAGACGCAGGGCCCCGCCCGCATCGCCGACGACTTCATCGAGGGCCTGCGTCGTACCACCACCGAGAGCCGGCTGCGGTGGAAGGCCTACCTGAGCTCTGGCGAACGTGAAGGCGCCGAGCACATTCGCGACTACCCCGTGCGGGTCAGCGACATCGACATCTTCGACCACATGAACAACTCGGTGTACTGGTCGGTGGTCGAGGACTTCCTGCAATCCCGGCCCGAGTTGTTGAAGGCCCCGCTGCGGGTGACCATCGAGCACGATCTCCCGGTCGCGCTCGGCGACAAGTTGGAGATCCTGCGCCACACCTATCCGGCCGGATCGACCGAGAAGTTCGGCGCCGCACTGGCCGACCGGACTGTTACAACGCTCACATATGCCGTCGGTGACGAGGTCAAAGCGGTCGCCGCGATCTTCGCGCTCTGA
- the ramB gene encoding acetate metabolism transcriptional regulator RamB — MAKTYVGARVRQLRNERGFSQAALAQMLDISPSYLNQIEHDVRPLTVAVLLRITEVFGVDATFFASQDDTRLIAELREVLMDRDLDVDVGPAEVADMVGAHPALARAMVNLHRRYQLTTTQLAAATEDRFAVGNATSGASGTGAISMPHEEVRDYFYQRQNYLHELDTAAEELTAGMRIQRGDLAGDLSDRLRFVHGVTIIRRLDLREGVLHRFDPVSKTLEITAHLSTGQRVFRMAAELAYLEYGDLIDKLADEGHFTSEESRKLARLGLANYFAAATVLPYAQFHDVAEKFRYDVERLSAYYSASYETICHRLSTLQRPSMRGVPFSFVRVDRAGNMSKRQSATGFHFSSSGGTCPLWNVYETFANPGKIGVQIAEMPDGRAYMWVARTVERRASRYGQPGKTFAIGLGCELRHAHRLVYSEGLDVGGGPHTSATPIGAGCRVCERDNCPQRAFPALGRALDIDEHRSTVSPYLVRQS, encoded by the coding sequence GTGGCCAAAACCTACGTCGGAGCCAGGGTCCGGCAGTTGCGCAACGAGCGCGGGTTCAGCCAGGCCGCCCTGGCCCAGATGCTCGACATCTCCCCCAGCTACCTCAACCAGATCGAGCACGACGTCCGCCCGCTCACGGTGGCGGTGCTGCTGCGCATCACCGAGGTGTTCGGCGTCGACGCGACGTTCTTCGCCTCCCAGGACGACACCCGGCTGATCGCCGAACTGCGCGAGGTGCTGATGGACCGCGACCTCGACGTCGACGTCGGACCCGCCGAGGTCGCCGACATGGTCGGCGCGCATCCCGCGCTGGCCCGCGCCATGGTCAACCTGCACCGCCGCTACCAGCTGACGACGACGCAGTTGGCCGCCGCCACCGAGGACCGCTTCGCCGTCGGCAACGCGACTTCGGGCGCCAGCGGCACCGGTGCGATCTCGATGCCGCACGAAGAGGTGCGCGACTACTTCTACCAGCGCCAGAACTATCTGCACGAGCTGGACACCGCCGCCGAGGAGCTGACAGCCGGTATGCGGATCCAGCGCGGCGATCTGGCCGGCGACCTCTCCGACCGACTGCGATTCGTGCACGGGGTGACGATCATCCGCCGCCTCGACCTCCGCGAAGGGGTCCTGCACCGCTTCGACCCGGTGTCCAAGACGCTGGAGATCACCGCGCACCTGTCCACCGGGCAGCGGGTGTTCCGGATGGCGGCCGAGTTGGCCTACCTCGAGTACGGCGACCTGATCGACAAGCTCGCCGACGAGGGTCACTTCACCAGCGAGGAATCGCGCAAGCTCGCCCGCCTCGGGCTGGCCAACTACTTCGCCGCGGCGACGGTGCTGCCGTACGCCCAGTTCCACGATGTCGCCGAGAAGTTCCGCTATGACGTCGAACGGCTCTCGGCGTACTACTCGGCCAGCTACGAAACCATCTGCCATCGGCTGTCCACGCTGCAGCGGCCGTCGATGCGTGGGGTGCCGTTCTCGTTCGTCCGCGTCGACCGCGCAGGAAACATGTCGAAGCGCCAGTCCGCCACCGGTTTTCACTTCTCCTCCAGCGGTGGCACCTGCCCGCTGTGGAACGTCTACGAGACGTTCGCCAACCCCGGCAAGATCGGCGTGCAGATCGCCGAGATGCCCGACGGGCGCGCCTACATGTGGGTGGCGCGCACCGTGGAGCGGCGAGCGTCGCGCTATGGTCAGCCGGGTAAGACGTTCGCGATCGGCCTGGGCTGCGAACTACGGCACGCGCACCGGCTGGTGTATTCGGAAGGTTTGGATGTCGGTGGCGGCCCCCATACTTCGGCGACTCCCATCGGCGCCGGCTGCCGAGTGTGCGAGCGGGACAACTGCCCGCAGCGGGCGTTCCCCGCGCTGGGTCGCGCGCTCGACATCGACGAACACCGCTCGACGGTGTCCCCCTATCTGGTGAGGCAGTCATGA
- a CDS encoding carboxymuconolactone decarboxylase family protein, protein MSTARIPPGGFKELGPVNWAISKVGARGIRRPRFSLVNVLGRHRLLFLAWLPQSLYLLGAGKLSRRDAEFVILRVGHLRDCEYELQQHRRLARTRGVDAATQAAIFAGPDADGLTERERTLLTATDEFVVTRGVSPQTWQALSRHYTTQQLIEFCLLTAQYDGLAATITTLGVPLDFPD, encoded by the coding sequence ATGAGCACCGCACGCATTCCCCCGGGTGGCTTCAAGGAACTCGGACCGGTCAACTGGGCCATCTCCAAGGTCGGGGCCCGGGGCATCCGACGACCGCGATTCAGCCTCGTGAACGTGCTGGGCCGGCACCGGTTGCTGTTCCTGGCGTGGCTTCCGCAATCGCTGTACCTGCTCGGCGCAGGCAAGCTGTCCCGGCGCGACGCGGAGTTCGTGATCCTGCGCGTGGGCCATCTGCGCGACTGCGAGTACGAATTGCAGCAGCACCGCAGGCTGGCCCGCACCCGCGGCGTCGACGCGGCCACCCAGGCCGCGATCTTCGCCGGGCCCGACGCCGACGGCCTGACCGAGCGGGAACGCACGCTGCTCACCGCCACCGACGAGTTCGTCGTCACCCGCGGCGTCTCACCGCAGACCTGGCAGGCCCTGTCCCGGCACTACACCACCCAGCAACTGATCGAATTCTGCTTGCTCACAGCGCAATACGACGGCCTGGCCGCCACGATCACCACGCTGGGCGTACCGCTGGACTTCCCGGACTGA
- a CDS encoding GGDEF domain-containing protein: MGDGVADNLILRWWRQRDEYQWRIDFLRSRGLLSVLRHVIAGIGVTMGVLSLFNVYAPPGVDAPLIRAGWAFVALGSLGWAARWALLPWPSVRESTVLVAFVDVIMTISALLFGDANLAMSGIPILLCAGGYVVFFHGPRLHLAHIAWCTVSVVGIAVWLAVSAPEYGLQVAVSRAVIALLVTVCILPALQFGFWLLQGSSKQSLTDPLTELTNRRGLAVSIKRLDESAPLQSDLCALLIDVDGFKAVNDTLGHAVGDEVLIRTARRIRQSVRSEAVVVRWGGEEFLVVDRISAGQAGAVAERIRTSVSAPAQPAVTVSIGLATSTRYGSDLDEVITAADTAMYEAKARGGDRVVIAADVW; the protein is encoded by the coding sequence GTGGGGGACGGGGTGGCCGACAATTTGATCCTGCGCTGGTGGCGCCAGCGCGACGAATACCAGTGGCGCATCGACTTTCTGCGCAGCCGTGGGCTGCTGTCGGTGCTGCGGCACGTGATCGCCGGCATCGGGGTGACGATGGGCGTGCTCTCCCTGTTCAACGTGTACGCACCGCCGGGTGTCGACGCTCCTCTGATCCGCGCGGGCTGGGCGTTCGTGGCCCTCGGATCGCTGGGCTGGGCGGCACGCTGGGCGCTGCTGCCGTGGCCGTCGGTCCGGGAGTCGACGGTGTTGGTGGCGTTCGTCGACGTGATCATGACGATCTCGGCGCTGCTGTTCGGCGACGCGAACCTGGCGATGTCGGGGATCCCGATCCTGCTGTGCGCCGGCGGCTATGTGGTGTTCTTCCACGGCCCGCGGCTGCATCTGGCCCACATCGCGTGGTGCACGGTCTCGGTCGTCGGCATCGCGGTGTGGCTGGCGGTGAGCGCCCCGGAATACGGGCTGCAGGTCGCGGTGTCGCGGGCGGTCATCGCGCTGCTGGTCACCGTCTGCATCCTGCCGGCCCTGCAGTTCGGATTCTGGTTGCTGCAGGGCAGTTCGAAGCAGTCGCTGACCGACCCGCTGACCGAGCTGACGAACCGTCGCGGTCTGGCGGTGTCGATCAAGCGGCTCGACGAGAGCGCGCCTCTGCAGTCCGATCTGTGTGCACTGCTGATCGATGTCGACGGTTTCAAGGCGGTCAACGACACCCTCGGCCACGCCGTCGGTGACGAGGTCCTGATCCGCACCGCGCGCAGGATCCGGCAGAGCGTGCGCAGCGAGGCCGTCGTGGTGCGCTGGGGCGGCGAGGAGTTCCTGGTGGTGGACCGGATCTCGGCGGGCCAGGCCGGTGCCGTCGCCGAACGGATCCGGACGTCGGTCTCCGCACCCGCCCAACCCGCCGTCACCGTCAGCATCGGCCTGGCAACGAGCACGAGATACGGCTCGGACCTCGACGAGGTGATCACCGCGGCGGACACCGCGATGTACGAGGCGAAGGCCCGCGGCGGCGACCGCGTCGTCATCGCCGCCGACGTCTGGTGA
- the lpdA gene encoding dihydrolipoyl dehydrogenase, with translation MTHYDVVVLGGGPGGYVAAIRAAQLGLNTAVVEPKYWGGVCLNVGCIPSKALLRNAELAQIFTKEAKTFGIGGDVSFDYGAAFDRSRKVADGRVAGVHFLMKKNKITEVHGYGKFTGPNSIEVDLNDGGTEKLEFDNAIIATGSSTRLVPGTSLSENVVTYEKQIMTRELPGSIIIAGAGAIGMEFAYVMKNYGVDVTIVEFLPRALPNEDAEISKEIEKQYKKLGVKILTGTKVEKIDDDGKQVTVTVSKDGKTDELKADKVLQAIGFAPNVEGFGLDKAGVELTERKAIGIDDYMRTNVGHIYAIGDVTAKLQLAHVAEAMGVVAAETIAGAETLAFGDYRMLPRATFCQPQVASFGLTEEQARDEGYDVQVAKFPFTANGKAHGLGDPSGFVKLVADKKYGELLGGHLIGHDVSELLPELTLAQKWDLTANELARNVHTHPTMSEAMQECFHGLVGHMINF, from the coding sequence GTGACCCACTATGACGTCGTCGTTCTCGGAGGCGGCCCCGGCGGATACGTCGCGGCCATTCGCGCAGCGCAACTCGGGCTGAACACCGCGGTTGTCGAACCCAAGTACTGGGGCGGGGTGTGCCTCAACGTCGGGTGTATCCCGTCCAAGGCGCTGCTGCGCAACGCCGAGCTGGCTCAGATCTTCACCAAGGAGGCCAAGACATTCGGCATCGGCGGGGACGTCAGCTTCGACTACGGCGCCGCCTTCGACCGTAGCCGCAAGGTCGCCGACGGCCGGGTTGCCGGGGTGCACTTCCTGATGAAGAAGAACAAGATCACCGAGGTTCATGGCTACGGGAAGTTCACCGGTCCCAACAGCATCGAGGTCGATCTCAACGACGGCGGGACTGAGAAGCTCGAGTTCGACAACGCGATCATCGCGACCGGCTCCAGCACCCGCTTGGTGCCGGGCACGTCATTGTCGGAGAACGTCGTCACCTACGAGAAGCAGATCATGACCCGGGAGCTGCCCGGCTCGATCATCATCGCCGGCGCCGGTGCCATCGGCATGGAGTTCGCGTACGTGATGAAGAATTACGGCGTCGACGTCACGATTGTCGAGTTCCTGCCCCGGGCGCTGCCCAACGAGGATGCCGAGATCTCCAAGGAGATTGAGAAGCAGTACAAGAAGCTGGGCGTGAAGATCCTCACCGGCACCAAGGTGGAGAAGATTGATGATGATGGCAAACAGGTCACCGTCACTGTCAGCAAGGACGGCAAAACAGACGAGCTCAAGGCGGACAAGGTGCTGCAGGCCATCGGTTTCGCGCCCAACGTCGAGGGCTTCGGCCTCGACAAGGCCGGTGTCGAGCTGACCGAGCGCAAGGCCATCGGCATCGACGACTACATGCGCACCAACGTCGGCCACATCTACGCGATCGGCGACGTCACTGCCAAGCTGCAGCTCGCCCACGTCGCCGAGGCGATGGGCGTGGTCGCGGCCGAGACCATCGCCGGAGCGGAGACGCTGGCGTTCGGGGACTACCGGATGCTGCCGCGCGCGACCTTCTGCCAGCCCCAGGTCGCCAGCTTCGGGCTCACCGAGGAGCAGGCGCGCGACGAGGGCTACGACGTCCAGGTCGCGAAGTTCCCGTTCACCGCCAACGGCAAGGCGCACGGCCTCGGCGACCCGAGCGGGTTCGTCAAGCTGGTCGCCGACAAGAAGTACGGCGAGCTGCTCGGCGGGCACCTGATCGGTCACGACGTCTCCGAGCTGCTGCCCGAGCTGACCCTGGCGCAGAAGTGGGACCTGACCGCCAACGAACTCGCCCGCAACGTGCACACCCACCCGACCATGTCGGAAGCGATGCAGGAGTGCTTCCACGGCCTGGTCGGCCACATGATCAACTTCTAA
- a CDS encoding putative holin produces MIPLPRASVLAGVMIVGVALGMMGALLAAVEITAPVRPDVVIALVVGIPGVLGTLTILMSGRRWVTALGALVLAVGPGWFGALAALQVATGV; encoded by the coding sequence GTGATCCCGCTGCCCCGCGCATCGGTGTTGGCCGGAGTGATGATCGTCGGCGTCGCTCTCGGCATGATGGGCGCGCTCCTCGCCGCCGTCGAGATCACTGCGCCCGTCCGGCCCGACGTCGTCATCGCCCTCGTCGTCGGCATCCCCGGCGTTCTCGGCACCCTGACCATCCTGATGTCCGGTCGACGCTGGGTCACCGCGCTGGGCGCGCTCGTCCTCGCCGTGGGGCCCGGCTGGTTCGGCGCACTGGCCGCCCTGCAGGTGGCCACCGGTGTCTGA
- a CDS encoding DUF779 domain-containing protein, producing MPAPNRALITAAAADLLRTLQDRHGALMFHQSGGCCDGSSPMCYPDGDFVVGDRDVLLAVFDVGDGVPVWISGPQFDAWKHTQLVIDVVPGRGGGFSLEAPEGKRFLSRGRAFTDEENRALAAEAVVTGTAYERGERPVSSGTHVVAEGVDACPMPLK from the coding sequence GTGCCCGCACCGAACCGAGCCCTGATCACCGCCGCGGCGGCCGACCTGCTGCGCACCCTGCAGGATCGGCACGGCGCGCTGATGTTCCACCAGTCCGGCGGATGCTGCGACGGCTCCTCGCCGATGTGTTACCCCGACGGGGACTTCGTCGTCGGCGATCGCGACGTGCTGCTCGCCGTCTTCGACGTCGGCGACGGGGTGCCGGTGTGGATCTCCGGTCCGCAGTTCGACGCCTGGAAGCACACGCAGTTGGTGATCGACGTGGTGCCCGGCCGTGGCGGCGGCTTCAGCCTCGAGGCCCCCGAGGGCAAGCGGTTCCTGTCCCGGGGCCGCGCGTTCACCGACGAGGAGAACCGGGCCCTGGCCGCCGAAGCGGTGGTGACGGGCACGGCATACGAGCGCGGTGAACGACCCGTGTCGAGCGGAACGCACGTGGTGGCCGAGGGCGTCGACGCCTGCCCGATGCCGCTGAAGTAG
- a CDS encoding helix-turn-helix domain-containing protein — MPGSSVPEPAVAVGEDPRSYARLMSAVYDATMAGHRAPARPREVIGDSWQRLLARGIEPSDTPVVETGGLEALRRASGLMEVLDEISHGLESLVADGENILVVADAQGRVLWRSGSPAVLSNADRLGFVEGAHWGEGAVGTNAIGTALAAQRAVQVFSAEHFLRSHHSWTCAGAPIRDPRTGQVIGVVDVSGPAATVHPTTIALVDAVARLAESHLRSEHDRTLNRLRALAAPILARMGTPALAVDTEGWVAAVDAMPLHNRILLPDQMGPGRVWLATLGPCAVEPLPGGWLVRLADGDDDAGAPHVSQVTLDFADPDKPSLRLTGEFGCWRHDLSLRHAEILCALARSPQGRSAPQLAEDLYGDRSRVVTVRAEMSRLRKQFVGLLAAQPYRFASSVGLTVCYPQDRRALLPPSTAPAIRAARLEEDG; from the coding sequence ATGCCAGGGTCGTCCGTGCCTGAACCCGCCGTGGCCGTCGGCGAGGATCCGCGCAGCTACGCGCGGCTGATGTCGGCTGTCTACGACGCGACGATGGCCGGGCACCGGGCGCCGGCGCGGCCCCGCGAGGTGATCGGCGACTCGTGGCAGCGGCTGCTGGCCCGAGGGATCGAACCCAGCGACACCCCGGTGGTCGAGACCGGTGGCCTAGAGGCGCTGCGGCGGGCGTCGGGCCTGATGGAGGTGCTCGACGAGATCTCGCACGGCCTCGAGTCGCTGGTCGCCGACGGGGAGAACATCCTCGTCGTCGCCGACGCGCAGGGCCGGGTGCTGTGGCGCAGCGGCTCCCCGGCGGTGCTGAGCAACGCCGACCGGCTCGGCTTCGTGGAGGGCGCGCACTGGGGCGAAGGGGCCGTCGGCACCAATGCGATCGGCACCGCGCTCGCCGCGCAACGCGCGGTCCAGGTGTTCTCCGCCGAGCACTTCTTGCGCAGCCACCACTCCTGGACGTGCGCGGGAGCGCCGATCCGCGACCCGCGGACCGGGCAGGTCATCGGCGTCGTGGACGTGTCCGGCCCGGCCGCGACCGTGCATCCCACCACCATCGCGCTCGTCGACGCCGTCGCGCGGCTGGCCGAATCGCACCTGCGCTCCGAGCACGACCGCACGCTGAACCGGCTGCGCGCGCTGGCCGCGCCGATCCTGGCCCGCATGGGCACCCCCGCGCTGGCCGTGGACACCGAGGGCTGGGTTGCCGCGGTCGACGCGATGCCTCTGCACAACCGGATCCTGCTGCCCGACCAGATGGGTCCGGGCCGGGTGTGGCTCGCGACGTTGGGACCGTGCGCCGTCGAGCCGCTGCCCGGTGGCTGGCTGGTGCGGCTGGCCGACGGCGACGACGACGCCGGCGCCCCCCACGTGTCGCAGGTGACGCTGGACTTCGCCGATCCGGACAAGCCGTCGCTGCGTCTGACGGGGGAGTTCGGGTGCTGGCGCCACGACCTGTCCCTGCGCCATGCCGAGATCCTGTGCGCGCTGGCACGCTCGCCGCAGGGCCGCTCCGCGCCGCAACTGGCCGAGGATCTCTACGGCGACCGCTCCCGGGTGGTGACGGTGCGCGCCGAGATGTCGCGGCTGCGCAAGCAGTTCGTCGGCCTGCTCGCCGCGCAGCCCTACCGGTTCGCGTCGTCGGTCGGGCTCACGGTCTGCTATCCCCAGGATCGGCGCGCGCTGCTGCCGCCGTCGACGGCGCCGGCCATCCGGGCCGCCCGGTTGGAGGAGGATGGATGA
- a CDS encoding acetoin reductase has translation MTLNGKVALVTGAARGIGRGIALRLARDGADIALVDVTGDGIDRVADEITEIGGKATTFVADVSEREQVFAAVEHTASALGGLDIMVNNAGIALVGPIIDVTPAELKKLWAINVDGVLWGIQAAVAQFTKTGTRGKIINASSIAGHDGFAMLGPYSATKFAVRALTQAAAKEHAADGITVNAYCPGVVGTDMWVEIDKRFAELTGAAEGETYDKFVGGIALGRAETPDDVAGFVSYLAGPDSDYMTGQAGLIDGGLVYR, from the coding sequence ATGACACTCAACGGAAAAGTCGCCCTGGTCACCGGCGCCGCACGCGGTATCGGGCGCGGCATCGCGCTGCGGCTGGCACGTGACGGCGCCGACATCGCGCTGGTCGACGTCACCGGGGACGGCATCGATCGCGTGGCCGACGAGATCACCGAAATCGGGGGTAAAGCAACAACATTCGTTGCCGACGTGAGTGAGCGCGAGCAGGTGTTCGCCGCCGTGGAGCACACCGCCTCCGCACTCGGCGGTCTCGACATCATGGTCAACAACGCCGGCATCGCCCTGGTCGGCCCGATCATCGACGTGACGCCCGCGGAGCTGAAGAAGTTGTGGGCGATCAATGTCGACGGCGTGCTGTGGGGCATCCAGGCCGCCGTCGCGCAATTCACGAAGACGGGCACCCGCGGCAAGATCATCAACGCCTCCTCCATCGCCGGGCACGACGGCTTCGCGATGCTCGGGCCCTACAGCGCGACCAAGTTCGCGGTGCGGGCCCTCACCCAGGCCGCGGCCAAGGAGCACGCCGCCGATGGCATCACCGTCAACGCCTACTGCCCCGGCGTGGTCGGCACCGACATGTGGGTGGAGATCGACAAGCGGTTCGCCGAACTGACCGGCGCCGCCGAGGGGGAGACCTACGACAAGTTCGTCGGCGGCATCGCACTCGGTCGCGCCGAGACGCCCGACGACGTCGCGGGCTTCGTGTCGTATCTGGCCGGGCCCGACTCCGACTACATGACCGGCCAGGCCGGCCTCATCGACGGCGGCCTGGTTTACCGCTGA
- a CDS encoding 2,3-butanediol dehydrogenase, whose translation MKAAVYYGPNKLEIDDVAEPEVRPGTVKLQVGYNGICGTDLHEYYAGPIFVPTSPHPLTGAQLPLTMGHEFSGTITAVGDGVTGWSEGDRVAVEPIYKCDHCGPCRAGNYNVCQQIGFHGLMSDGGMAESTVVPTSMLHRLPDSVSLELGALVEPMSVAYHAATLGDVKAGDTAMVFGAGPIGIGLWFALRGKGLEDVFVVEPSPTRRAAIEALGARTLDPTGTDVAAFIAEHTSGNGADAVFDAAGVTPAVSAALACVGSRRPMISVAIYEKPLETPLLNLVMNESRIQGSLCYTGADFEAVIALMADGRYDTTGWVTRIPLDDVVDEGFEALHAGTKMKVLVDPNGAN comes from the coding sequence ATGAAAGCAGCTGTCTACTACGGACCGAACAAGCTCGAGATCGACGACGTCGCCGAACCGGAGGTCCGCCCCGGCACTGTGAAACTTCAGGTCGGCTACAACGGCATCTGCGGCACCGACCTGCACGAGTACTACGCCGGACCCATCTTCGTGCCGACGTCCCCGCACCCCCTGACCGGCGCGCAGCTGCCCCTGACGATGGGCCACGAGTTCTCCGGCACCATCACCGCAGTCGGTGACGGCGTGACCGGGTGGAGCGAGGGCGACCGCGTCGCCGTCGAGCCGATCTACAAATGCGACCACTGCGGACCCTGCCGGGCAGGCAACTACAACGTCTGTCAGCAGATCGGCTTCCACGGGCTGATGTCCGACGGCGGCATGGCCGAGTCCACCGTCGTGCCGACGTCGATGCTGCACCGGCTACCCGACAGTGTGTCGCTGGAACTCGGTGCGCTCGTCGAGCCGATGTCGGTGGCCTATCACGCGGCCACCCTCGGCGACGTCAAGGCCGGCGACACCGCGATGGTGTTCGGCGCCGGCCCCATCGGCATCGGATTGTGGTTCGCCCTGCGCGGCAAGGGGCTCGAGGACGTCTTCGTCGTCGAGCCCTCGCCGACCCGGCGTGCGGCCATCGAGGCGCTCGGCGCGCGGACACTCGACCCGACGGGCACCGACGTCGCCGCGTTCATCGCCGAGCACACCTCCGGCAACGGCGCGGACGCGGTGTTCGACGCCGCGGGCGTGACGCCCGCGGTGAGCGCGGCGCTGGCGTGCGTCGGCTCGCGGCGGCCGATGATCAGCGTGGCGATCTACGAGAAACCGCTGGAGACACCGCTTCTGAACCTGGTGATGAACGAGTCCCGGATCCAGGGGTCGCTGTGCTACACCGGTGCGGACTTCGAAGCAGTGATCGCGCTGATGGCCGACGGTCGCTACGACACCACCGGCTGGGTGACCCGGATCCCGCTCGACGACGTCGTCGACGAGGGGTTCGAGGCGCTGCACGCCGGCACCAAGATGAAGGTTCTCGTCGATCCCAACGGAGCGAATTGA